A region of the Zootoca vivipara chromosome 3, rZooViv1.1, whole genome shotgun sequence genome:
ATTCCTATGTATGGATCATGTTCCCATAAAGATTCCTGCAGCTTGTTTTGTAGGAGTGCCAATCTGCTGAATATGCATGTACGCATGTGctgtttttgaaagaaatcctTTGCTGGCAGACCTTCATTTTCTTTCCTCTCGTTGGATATTATTGAGGCTCTTCCAGCTATGTGCCCACTGCCCAGTTTTCAAATATTTGACCTGTGTGCGGTATGCACTGCCATTGGACGCAAGAATTTACAGGTGCTCCCTTGCGCCTCCAGAATAGCATATCCCGAGTAAGTTGCGCAACCTTCTGAGTAACGTAAATAGTGTCATCGGTTAGTGGCATGGTGCTGCACCTATGAACGTTTGcacaggaaaggaaagaaaggttcTGAACACCTTTTCCAGCCTCCTCTCCCCAATGCTAATAACAAGCTCAGGGCCCCTGGGCTGGATCAGGGCCACAGTGGGGACACACAAACAAAGGGTGAAAGCCCTCTACCCCCATGCCAGGATCCCAATCCAAATCAGGGCCTTCCGATGCTTGTTGTTCACTTTTAAGATGTGATCTACAATTGCTAACTATgtgaacagtttcaggtttagTTGATCCTAAATTGGCAATTGAAGAAGGAAGCTGGCTAAACATTGTTAGCCAAGCCCCACATCGAAAGCTGTTGTTGTAAGGATACCAGGATTGCACCATAGCCCTGAAGATATTTATAGTTGTATAGTTTCTGTGCCACTGTACCAACTGGGTTACAGTGCCATTTACTTGGCTCAATGGAGATGTGTGTGCATGGCGTGTCTGTAGATACCTCTGACacttgcctggctagaatgtagACTGCTGTACAAAGAGAGGCAGTCATACCTGACCAGACTGAATACATGCTCGACAAATGCATTGTAcgtaccagtgctttttttcttataaaatgtttaggggtacgctcattttgactcaagaaaatcaccattttatagttcaaatcgggaaaactaaatacagtacaaagattcacaaaatgtttaggggtacgcatCCCttcatcccccccagaaaaaagcactgcattataAAATACCAATTAGGACAATGGTAAACAAGATTTACTTTACAAGGGAAAATATTTTGGTGTTGTATTGTACATAATTGTAGCTTGCCACGATCTCTTGCGcaaaggggaaataaaaataacagcagtgtgtttgtgtgatacacacacacttgccatTTTTGTTGGAAGTTTTCCAGCTCTCAGGTAAGTCCACCTATATGAAAGCTTTATTGCAGGGTGCAAACCAACAGGCAGAAGCAAGGAAAGTCTAGAGAAAAATCTGCAGAGGTTCATCAACGCAGAGAGCTATGCCACTGGCCCTGCAGATGCCCAGTGGTACCAACCTGCAGTCCTGGGGTGAGCCTGGTGAAGGATGGCTGCGGATGCTGCAAGATGTGTGCCAAGCAGTCAGGGGAAGCATGTAATGAAGCTGAGGTCTGTGACCCCCACAAGGGGCTATACTGCGACTACTCTGCAGATAAGCCTAGGTATGAAAATGGAGTATGTGCATGTAAGTCcctcatttttttctattttctatcaCTTGTATAGTATGGGAATAGGGAATAAAATGTAACACCATGACGTTTATTGCTTTCTTCAGTTTCACACCCATTTTCTTTCAAAGGAGATGCAACCCTAAATGATGATTAAAAAACGCATTTTCTTGATGTCAATGGGCCTTAAATTTTTAAGAAATCTATTCTTGCTGGTGTTTAACGATTTGGAAATTAAAGTATATTTCTAAATTGGACTCTGCTAACTGATAGGAACTCAGGCACCCAGCGAGCTTTGGAAAGGAATATTGTGGCATTGCCCTTTTATAGAAGTTTTTTGGAAAACAGCAAATAAGAGAATGGTTGTAGCAACTGTGATATTATATCCTGCTGTCATAGTCAATGGTTATACTACAGGAGGTGCAAAATCTTAAGCAGTCTGAATTGTGGATTTTTAAATAGTAAATTTATATATGCAAAATAAGGATATGTAATTATTTGAATACTCTAAAGGACCCATAAAAGCTAAACTCTACTGTTATTAACTAATGTTGCCTAGGACATTTGTCCATTTGTCCACTTACAGGGATCCACACAGGTTTACTTGGTTTTTTTCTTCACTATTCCCAGATATGATAGCAGTAGGTTGTGAGCTCAATGGGGTGCACTATATCAATGGCCACAACTTCCAGCCCACTCCTCTTtacaaatgtttgtgtgtgaacGGTGCAATTGGATGTACACCTGTCTTCATCTCAAAGCCAGCACCTAATGAATGTGCAGCACTGCAGAGCAGAAAGAAATCTGGACAATCCAAATGTGTTTCAGgacagcaggagcagcagtcaACCAGTTACAGATTAATGTCAGGTAGGCAAGGCTAGATAGATATCTCCTTCAtgatagatttatttttttaaagaggtgtTTCCTTATTATTTGAGGCAGATAAAGTTATttgcatttcccttttttaaatagGTAACAGAATCCTATGGTACTTGTAGGGCAGCTTTATAATTGAATTTATAATTGTTAGATTGGGGTAGAGTAGGTGCTTGTCTCCTCTTGTAGGTCACTGTTGGGTTCTGGGACAGGATTGGGAAACCTTCTTTGTGTCAAGAGCCTCAGAGGTAATCTTTTGGGGGCTCTGTGTCAGAGCCAAGAGTTGTGGCTGGGCCACAACTTTAGTTCTGCcactcctttttctctctttatgccccttcccccctcctgctcccctccacAAGCTGCCGGAAAGAATGGGAACAGCTTGCTTTGGAAGGACtgtcccccccacctccttccctgaCTCCATATGTTTGAGCTTTCTCCATTCTTCCCTCTATCACCCCAACTGCATGAAGTTACACCGAGGGGCACATGCGGGACCCAGAAtgcaagttccccactcctgcaatgAGGATGGGATTTCTCCCTTTGTTTTAAATGCTTATAGGCCTTCCAGATTTTTCAGCTACATTATCAATATAGTCAGAAGTACACTAGGGGTCCAAAACAAAATGACTTGTGTAACATAGAAAACCTTTTCACAAGATAGCAACACTCACTGGACGTAGAACATGCCCTGTAATGTTGCTTGCAAGATATTAGGGCAATACTAGGCAGCAACTAGAGAAAAGTTGAAAAACGcagattaaacaaaacaaacagttgCAATCTTACTTCTATGAAAATGCTGAGAACCTCCAAAACAATCCAAGCAGCTTATGATTTATACACTATTAATGCATGGTCCGCATGCTCTCACAATTAATTTCGAAAACTAAGGGTTTTTTTCTTCTGTATCTTGCCGAACAagcttaattttaatattttactatctttccttctttctgcGTGCACTGCCCTAGTTAACAAATCCCTGTTGTAAAAGCAATGAAATTATTTTATgtacaacaaatatatataaaccCACAGCTTTGTAaccttgctttatttatttcagatcTGTGCCAGGCTTTTAAATTTGCTTCCTGCGCTGTGatttttaagctgctgctgcttatttCCCAGGTACCCTCATATATCTGCTCTGTCCTCTTAAACTGTGCACATTTCAAATCTGGTCAGTCATCCTgtagaactcccatcatcaggATTTGCTATGTGGAGATTGTAAAAAGCAGGTTTAAGATTTATAGCTATTAATGCTCTAAATCTTTGGAATGTGGGGATAAAAGCCCTCAACCCCAATCCTCTTAAAGAAAACTAATTTGATACGGAACTTTCAGCATATGTATGTTGATAAAGCCTCGCCTAGGTGCTCCATATCCACTTTAACAGGTATTTCACATAGCCAGTCTATTTTGTAAGAGCTCTTTCAGGAAAATGTCTTACTTTCTAGGGCAGACTTGAGTCATGGcattaagaaacaaacaaacagcacaagCAAGATATAAAATCAAATCTTTGGAGATTGAGGTGTTAAATGCCTATACAGTATAAGTTAATTGAACTTGTGGCAGCTATTTCTTAAAATCTAAACCCAATTTCTATAATTTAAGCAAGTAAAATACAAAAGGTGATCCTGGCATGCTTAATTCTCATGTTCCATGCTATTTTTTGGGTTGCCTTAGTAGAACTGATCTGAattaaatggcatttaaaaatttaGCTCAAGATGTAATATAATTCTGCCTTTTAGCTTTCAGAAGTGTACCGcttgttttaaagaagaaatgCCTGGTTCAAGCAACTCCTTGGACACCTTGTTCCCGAACCTGTGGCATGGGAATATCTGACAGAGTGACTAATGAAAACAGTAAATgtgaaataaggaaggaaaagagaTTGTGCTACATTCAACCATGCCAAGCAAAATTTCCAAACAGCATAAAGGTAAACCacatttcagagcacaatttCCTCTTTAGGCTGAAAGTATTAACTGCTAGatgtatgattttttaaataaccatggggtggtggggaggggaagagaagttATGGTCTTGCTGTCCAATTGTGGATTTGAAAATTAGGGAGACAGGAATAACAGATCATCTCATAGAAACTTGTGGAATGTTTTCAACATTGCACATATGGCACATAACTAGCTATAGAGAATTATTGGGCCCTTCTTTGCACCACTGGTGTTCAAGGAAGATTCTTTCAGGTCCCATCTAccctattcatttaaagcagtactgTATTATACCACTTAAAATATTAATTGCTTTcctccaatgaatcctgggaactgtagtatattCAGGGTACCGGGCGTGGTTAAGAgactccctattcccctcagCACTACAATTCCAAGAGTGATTTAACAGTCAATCTCTTCCCAGCAAACACTGTGACTTGCGGCTACTTGAGGGGGACTAGAAGTCCCTAGGAACTCTTAGAACCCTGAATATACAgaacccaggattctttgcgcgAAAGCCTTGGCTATTAAAAGTGGAatcatgctgctttaaatatatagtccaTGTCTGTTAGCACTGGTGCTTGCTGACTGCATCCCCCAGTTGTCACATGTTTATGTTAGCCCAAATCAGGGGTCCAGAAAGTCAGGTGGTAAAGTGCTGGGATGAATCTCACAGGTCACTGATTAAATTTCCCACTCATATAGTGTCACAGTGGTCTTGAAGGTGGCAGGATAGTGAACCTGCACTGTGTAGAACTAGGTTATCAGCACTGCACAAAAACCATGCAATGCTAAACCTATATTTTAAATTTGCATGCACTGTAAGAGTGGCTAAAAACATGGCTTCAACACTGTTATTTCAATATGCATGTAATAAACTTCACTTGAACATAATAACaagattttacttttatttatatttcaagaTACCTAAAGGAAAAACATGCAAACCTacattccagcttgccaaggCAGAGAATCTAGTATTTTCTGGATGCACAAGTACACAAAGATATAGACCAACCTTTTGTGGAATCTGCCTGGACAAGAGGTGCTGCATACCCAACAAGTCTGTAATGATTACAGTGCAGTTTGACTGTCCAAAGGAAGGCTCCTTTAAGTGGAAGTTGATGTGGATTACATCTTGTGTTTGTCAGAAGACATGCAATGAACCAGGAAACTTATTTTCTGAACTCAAACTCTTGTAAGTGGCAACACAGGAAAGAAAATGGTCAAATATTCCCATGAAAAGTTGCTCATGCAACACCACTGACAGGTAGCTGTGTTTGAAATTAAGAGGTTTTAAATGAATTCACACAGCGATCCTTTCATCAAAGACAGAGATTGCCCCTAATGTGTTTTATATTGAAAAGCAGAATGTGTGACTATTTAAATCCAGTTAAATACTGTAGCTACAAAGTAttttcttaaatattttaaaaatgcaatacttAGATAATTTATATGGAAGTATACCAATCCCATAGAAAAATGACAGGTTTCATGCATAAAAATCCAATCAAATTAGTTACCTATACACAACTGATTCATATGGATGTTTGCCCAAAGATGCATGTACAAGCCCCACCCCAACATCCAAGTGCTCAATCCCTGATCATCTCCACACTGAACAGGTCTGCAAGGGACCTCATAAAGCCTGCATGAGATGTTCAGCTGAACATGAGTGAAAGCTCCATGAAGACCTTCCCTGTTCAGTGCAGGTATGGTTAGAAATTCAATTAGGAATGTGCAATGCATGGACATTGTGTGTCACCCCTTCACTTTTCTATAAATTTGTGCAAAAGCAATACCAATATTTCAAAGTTGTAAAGTGAACAGTATCAGACTGCATGCAAAAGTATGAATTCAAAACCCATAAAATCATTCATCCAAATAGTTTGCATGCATGTGCTTAGTGTTAACTTGTGATTAAGAAGATCACTCACCGTTGAACTCAATGGAGTTTACATCTGAATAGAAAcatataggattgtactgcacCTGTGTGAAAATGTGGTGGTGTGTTGTCACCCAAAACAGTGATGGGTACCTAAACTTCAACACATGCATCTCCTCAGATAGATCAGGGTGACCGAGGGAGTGAACACAAAACAAGGATTTGGGCATTTATGTATGAGATTTACAAAGCATGACTGTATGTATCAAATTGCATATTTCTTGATGATCGATAGTGTAGTGAAACACCTTTGTTTACTGGAACCAAATCCGTTTTCTAGACAGGCAATTTTATATGGAACAGTCTTTGATATTGATCTCCCAGGTTAatattttctcttctcttcaacaaaaagaacaaaataaagcaGCCATGCAATTTAGCAGCATTTCTGTATGCCTCTTAAAAATATTGTATCAGAGCCTGCAAATCATTAAGAATGTAAATGCTCAACTTGTGAACTGGATGATAGAACCTTTTTGTATGCCGTTTCACAGATAACTGCATTATTTAAAGTTACCGAGCTTGCTTGGAAAATCTCTATAACATATTTTTCTCTACAACATAAGCTTCAGAAGTATGTACTGAGTTTACAGTAGTAGATATATCAGGTCTTGTATTGCTGTTTAGAGCTAGTAATGTTGTTAAACTGCAGTTGGTGCTCTAGACTAGTTGATAACCAGATGTATAACAGTTTGGGGCATGTAGTAGATAAGGATTCACAGGGACAAGgccaaattttatgaaattatacattttattatGTAAATATCTTGTAAATAAAATTCATTTATGACAAAATCTGATATGGTCAAATTATATTAAAAGTGTTTGTTTTCATAATCTACATATAAAAGTATCTTCAAAATAGTGCTTAAGTTAAAATTACATCGAGAGGTAGACCATAAGAAGGTATTATAATTCCTTTTACTTTTTTTGAGATATGTAATCCAGCATCTGTGCAATATGAGAAATATGTGAAACTGTCATTTAAACTGAACAGTTCCACTATCTTTTGACAATGGAATTTACTAACCCCAGCCAAAGTAAGTTCATACCAGGTTATTTTTAACTGGATTGCGTGAGCATAATTTGCTGATCTAAACTTTAACACGCACCCCGTAACAAGTGCTACATTGCTATCTTCAGTCTTGGTGGATCTATAGCAGGTTGACAGTTAGCAGCATCTAGCTGATTATAGTCTTCTATTAAATCAGACAAAGATGAGAGCGCTTCAGAGAAAGAGCACTGCTCCATCCCATCAATATGTAGGTAATGGTGAAGGTGAGCCTGCAAGAGTAGATGTTACATTAGTCATATGCTTCCAATTCCACGTGCAAAACTGGTTATAACTTTAATGTAAGGATCTGTTGTGATAATTTTTGGATTAAGggttaacaataataataattataagaaTATCACGCACAATCTATCCACCATGTGTGTATTGTGGTTCGGTATGTGAGGGATTTGGCACAGGGCAGAACAGACTTCCTACTTTCGCTCTCTTTTCCTCCGGTTCATGTCCATGTGCATTTGCACCACAGCCACCCAACCATTTCTTTAACTCCAAACTGTATTATAACCCCTTCTAAGTCCAAGTGAAGCATGTGGAGAGGCTACCATTAGTGCAGCATATTTCCACATACCGACTGTAATACAAGTATAACTGAACTACCTCTATTGACAATATTACTTCTCATTATGTGACATACCTTTTTCTTGTACAGCCTTGTGAATCTTTCCTTGAGCTCTACAAAAGTAGATTTCACACAAGTGTTATTTGCTAGTGCCAACAATGAGTGGGAATGACCCACAGGTGGTACTGAACAGAGGCCAGTTTTCCATCCTTCTTGATTCCAGGAGACGAACTGAAGTGAAGGTTTCAACCTGCAATATGAAAGTATAAGACTGACATGAAGGCAAGCAGTAAAATAAAGTACAGAAAACATGAATGCTAAATGCACAATTGACTCCGCCCCCCCTGGTGTTTTCATGTGCTTTCAGCTACAGCTGTGGAACCGATCTGGCTGAATCCCAAACGTAATCGGACCAATTTCTACCAAATCTAGATTGGCTAAAGGTAGCTACAAATCATTACAGAGTGGGTTGGGTTGATCTGAATCAATCTGAACTAAAAACAGCTTCTAAGAAAGCCAGTCTTGCAATTAAATACAGGTACCCCCCCATTTTTGCGGGGGTTACGTTCCGAGGTACCGCATGCGTCATTTAAATAGCATATATTTGAaaccactgaaaaagcctgcaaacaccctgttctGCCCATGCCttgcccctttttgtgatgtttttggatcATGATGTATACATGTGCAGTTGTGCACATATTGAACATGCGTAAATGGGTGTGAGGGAGCTAGACTTTGCTCGTTAAGACCTCCAGCTTCCAATCCAGGATTAGAATCTCATAAACAGGCTGTCATGGGTTTGTGTCAATAGGTCTTGTGAGACAAATGTATCATAGCAAAAGCTTTGAGCAGTCACCCTGCCCTGCTACTTCACAGAAATCAGTGCCAGACTGACTGAGCTGAATTACTATACTATACTGAAATGCAGCTGAACAGGCCAAAGAGCATGAGAATTGGCAGGACTGAGCACTCAACTGTCTGTACAGTCTTCCATACACAAACACGAACATCTCTCTATGTGTGAGTATGTTTAGAAAAAGCAAACTTTAAAAGGTTGCTAGCACAAAATCCCCCTCATCTACCTGTTCAACATTTAGCAAGGAGAGGCTGTTATGCCTCCAAATTTCATGCACCTGTGACAAAAAACAAAATGGTTGTGgttttctaaatacagtggtacctcgacttacgaacgactcgacaaccgaatttttcgacttatgaatccaacatctggaaaaaaaaccgcggcggtttcagataggatttttcgacttacaaatttttagatagggttgcttcgacttacgaatttttccgtttccaatgcattcctatgggaaatcgtgtttccaatggcgtttttcgactcacaaatttttcgacttacaaaggtgccttcggaacagattaaattcgtaagtcgaggcaccactgtacacatgaATGGGAGTACCAAATATTTGAATTTCCAGATCCAGTCAAAATGGGTCTAGACTGATTTCTGCCAGATCAGGGCAAGATTTGGATTACCATATCCAGCCCCACGTTCAGCAATAACAAACTCACTGCACTGTTACATAcacatttttattaattaaatgctCAGTTAAATAGTATGTGATAGTGTTAATACCTATTTTCAGGCAAATATGTTGTGCTACCTtagcatttaaaagcatttatttgataaattatatacatatgtacataaaTATACCTATGTGACTAATTTTTCAAGTCTCTGTAGGTTACTGAGAATTTggtctttcccctctccctctggaTGCAGCTGTGGCTGCAGGAGTGGATCAACATAACCTTAATAAGCTCACTAAAATTTGATCCTATAAATGAACACCAACTGGGAAGATTTGCTGTATGAGCAGTTAGCAGTTAATCTTCTAATGTATGATGTTTGCAAACCTTTCAATGTTTCTACGAAGGTCTGAAATCTGCACGTTTCCTCTTACTAACAGGGCACAGGCAAGGTACAAACTGTGCTTTGGGTCAGCTCGTAACAGTTGGTGATCTTTGCTAAAAGCATCTGAAAACATTTGGTCCAACCTAAGAGAAAAAGAGAGTATCTGAGAACATGTAGCTGAGAAAACTTAGCAAATGTTAACAAAATCATAATTTGTCAGCAGAGTAATTTTAGATATGCATCAAGTAAAAATAGAACACTATTTCAGTTGAAAAGTATGTTgaagatttaaaaataacaagAGAGTACAAGATTTCTGTCACTTTATCATTTGTTActaaacacattccattttatcttcatgtAGTGAGCAACTATCATTCACATGTCAAACAAGGTTACCCACCTTCGAGAGGGCACATTAACATCAGCCAAAGTATACAGAGGTGTCAAGCTGGAAACAAGATAATGAAGTCGAGGAAAGGGAACCAAATTCATGCTGATTTCATTAAGATCCATATTAAGAGATCCTTCAAACCTAGCAGAGCTGTATACAGATAATGCAagagttatatataaaaaagtttggACACATATATTGTAGCATACAAAATCACCCTTTTGAATATTTGTAAGTTTACACTGTGAAATGTGTTGCAATCATTTTATTGTAAAATTTACACTTTTCCAGCTTCAAGTAGGGCAAAGTCCCTTAGCAATACAGAAAGAAACAACACCCTAGGGGCTACAAGAGTATTGCTTGCTGTGTTCAGCTGCTGCTACAAGAGGTTTTCCTCTTTGTACTAGGGAAGCAGGGCTATTCATCTCTACTGTGCTCCCCTCCCACATCATACCGTAACAGTTGCACTACAAGCTTCTATTCAATTATGGGGTGGAAAAGGAACGTCTCTTAGTATGCTACAATAATGGGTGCAGGTAGACTAAACGTGAGAGAAGCTGGGTCTACCAAACAGAAATGAAAGGGGAGCATAGACATTTTACGACACAAGCTAAAGGTGACattcattgatttcagttttaGCAACTACTTCTTACCTAATGAAAATTTTCAGAAGCTCACCTTGTCAAGTTCAACAGTAAGTTGGCCACAATATTGTTCATAGCATCAAATGGTTTCTCCCGAGAACACTTTATTCCACCTGCACTTGAAGTTACTAAACTGGCTGGCTTTATGGTTGATCCTAACTTTCCACAGTTGGCCATCTGATTAATTTTGCTAACAATGTCAAATAAAGACTGGAAAAAGCATAGGTGAAAAAGCTGGTAAAATTTTTTGAATGCAAAGCTATCCAACTTACAACAGACACCTAGGCATGACTACTCAGAAAGCCTGCtggattcaatagggcttacttcaaggtaagtgtgtataggattgcagctttaatatTTTACTCAGTTGTTTCAGGTACCGgtaattttaaaatgaagaatATGAAGAATAAACAAAGAAACATTGCACTTAAAACTGTAATCTAGAAAgactttgcaccaaaatagatgtttagtgtaaggcataaaagcatattttttgcatgatataatatggtgtacatgtacaatgtataatattgcataaggcataattttattaattacacaaaatgtaagcatttagtacaatttatacctaagtaattaagtataatgtgaagttttgatgcaacacataatatgagcggtgttttattgtttaatgtttatgtttacttgtttagtacaccgtttgcttaattgttccatataatttgttcatgTAAATTAtgaacatgttttatcttaaataaataaatattgcagaaaataatagtatgcaactattattgctctacataaagtttaaaatttttgtttattagttcacaatttaacatactgagaataaatgagtcaaattcctatgttttcatcactcgtagtgaggcaaaatatCAAtttgtaggagcagggtctaaatattaaccgagtTGCCCAAAtatgaaatttgactatgtttataccatacgcctgatataagatcaagggaggaaacatgttccaaaaaaagttttttatgacccaccctagtgGATATAGCACAATACTGATCCCCAACCATGCTGTTATTTTATAATAGCAGGGAGCATTAacagggaaaaaaaataaaaggtggCCACATCACACTCTTCTCTCTTGCACATACAGCATACACAGACACAGGTGATACATATGGGCAACTAACAATTTACGCgggggttacattccaaggcaGCACACGTTATAAGTGAAATCACATATTTTGAAAtaccactgaaaaagcctgcaaagacCCCAGCccacccctttttgtgatgtgtttgggtcacttctgggtttggcaagATGCCTATGTGTGTAGTCGCACATATATCACACACAGCTAAAATATTCTCTGCCTGTACATCCACCCTCTCACATGCTCTCATACCGTACTTCACATATACAAAGTCACACATACATTGCTCCTTTCTCTGCCCAACTACACCTCTCCTTCTCTCAGACCACACACATACTTCCCTCCCATCTCACaaaatctctccctctcctggaGCACACCCCCTCCCACTTTCTCTCACATGGTCGACACACAGATCTATTTCTTTTGAGTCAAgacttaaaatgtttttatgaaAAAAAGGACACAAACCTTTTTTCCTGCTCAATTTAAAAGCAGTAATTTAACTATTATTGACTACAAACGTCTATAATGAAGATGTCATATATGAGGTATTACTTAAAATTTACTTATTGTAAAGTTTATCattatatgaaaaataaatgcaaaactgtaCTTTTTGTATAACAATACGGTATTATAAATTCTTACTTCATTTTCAATTGGCAATACACAGTCTGCGTGGTCACTGAGTTCTTTCATAGCCAATACACTGTTATAAGGAGATGTAATGACATCATCCTCCTGGGAAGGATAAACTGAAGTAACAAATCTATATACTTCTGGAAATTCATCCTCAAGAAGCTTTAGTACAAATGTACCAAGACCAGATCCTGTCCCTAGAAGCAAGAATTCAAATAGTTACAACGACAAAGAGTACATGAAAAAGTCCTGTGTGGTATTCAACTTCCTTTGGATTTTCTTACGTGagacaggtttttatttttattttaaagttcacCAATTGAAAGTCCAGATTTGGAGATGCAAAGATTGTCTTCTACTGGAAAAATTATGAGCGCTTAAGGTAGCAGTTCACCAATATCATTCCTTTTGATAGTGAGATTGCAGTATGGACTGCAATCTCAAATGGTATCCAACATAACCCAGATTTGAAGGCAGTATTTCCTTGAGACTTTCTAATCATGACTAGCTTATTATTTTAAGCAAAAGCATTCAACATCATAAGAACTATCCAATTTACAGTATGTTACTGAGCAAATACATtatgttgttttctgtttttctgatAGAAATATACTTCTTGCGGAAAGACACGTTTTTTGGTCAGATTCCAATGAAAACACATTATATTGCTCA
Encoded here:
- the CCN6 gene encoding cellular communication network factor 6 encodes the protein MLNRVQTNRQKQGKSREKSAEVHQRRELCHWPCRCPVVPTCSPGVSLVKDGCGCCKMCAKQSGEACNEAEVCDPHKGLYCDYSADKPRYENGVCAYMIAVGCELNGVHYINGHNFQPTPLYKCLCVNGAIGCTPVFISKPAPNECAALQSRKKSGQSKCVSGQQEQQSTSYRLMSAFRSVPLVLKKKCLVQATPWTPCSRTCGMGISDRVTNENSKCEIRKEKRLCYIQPCQAKFPNSIKIPKGKTCKPTFQLAKAENLVFSGCTSTQRYRPTFCGICLDKRCCIPNKSVMITVQFDCPKEGSFKWKLMWITSCVCQKTCNEPGNLFSELKLL
- the TUBE1 gene encoding tubulin epsilon chain translates to MTQSVVVQVGQCGNQIGCRFWDLALREHAAVNKKGIYDEALSSFFRNVNTRTDDDSTDCRGKIYSLKARALLIDMEEGVVNEILQGPLRDVFDSKQLITDVSGSGNNWAVGHKVYGCQYREDIVEKLRKTAEHCDCLQCFFVIHSMGGGTGSGLGTFVLKLLEDEFPEVYRFVTSVYPSQEDDVITSPYNSVLAMKELSDHADCVLPIENESLFDIVSKINQMANCGKLGSTIKPASLVTSSAGGIKCSREKPFDAMNNIVANLLLNLTSSARFEGSLNMDLNEISMNLVPFPRLHYLVSSLTPLYTLADVNVPSRRLDQMFSDAFSKDHQLLRADPKHSLYLACALLVRGNVQISDLRRNIERLKPSLQFVSWNQEGWKTGLCSVPPVGHSHSLLALANNTCVKSTFVELKERFTRLYKKKAHLHHYLHIDGMEQCSFSEALSSLSDLIEDYNQLDAANCQPAIDPPRLKIAM